The Xenopus tropicalis strain Nigerian chromosome 2, UCB_Xtro_10.0, whole genome shotgun sequence genome window below encodes:
- the uspl1 gene encoding SUMO-specific isopeptidase USPL1 isoform X2: MSPCLPKESHTSVPGPSENGQDERSQQQYGMCKVSACNSASPHGDRAPSVEFALRDSNQPNHPQEALNAFHEEAVQNQVMGMTIASINGPSPLKWNVPATKDMHTLSQSVNAANDPPTCINQKTDAGIAEVLNGFTKAEANMCHSVSVLSTCAPLGSPRLRLSALKEGHKQSDIRSASCSSACLEKVASETALAAMSDSNMKKEDSFNMAFELLPSSPPLHSFFGASQNVHTSEESSSLLGTVGQTKENTISVKSIGSSNVVLNEGKGETSQFTILSKSHSEVEDVQKVCVRLPSSPLLETALQMKAYAHSDKLSAFNNNPCLEKVLPEATPVVLSETYREVQDCFGSLPSSDLHENEPPLEERSLVDKSNSSRNYTCLEKVVPEATLLLKEYFSESCSKVQDDEKCFGSLPSSALQRKNPLIEKNGPSDKSSASSNNVCLEEGEPEAVPLLEDCKSQTLVVPSTCSQLSITDKIANSLGVHNSSDSCQLISEIHHDHPSDGNDLTVSHIAFNVGGADKINKVKSLQVTPLPEVISTELCRGKSNSQSTCEPPSVPVLSCKLSSEQKDEGTLMELSSSLHSETTEEEECGNKMALGSSTLDGEISDYKKLNSQIKPLPQAIESLVMDTCDSNLCNNINLKDSSKIISEEATVPHCFQPEQHVVYSHPMSDPAVTCVTHGTGSEMKALDTPRKESNPVCKELRERNVNPMKELYISLNNAPTDLSNSLCSDTTNVEESRDATANASSLSNGEILHLYHKTSSPALVDPKAEANTVLGLCDSVLSKNSTMGSSDSINQEKAIATTFAHPGQSVLFSHGASTITVSPGLFHSAVQALDVSDTPELGCSPVCKEPTVVQDKSDGSFDTSLGHFEREKQNESFETDSSVMLTDDHIKDPKDVDVVLSLPEGSLEDCCPKKKSNCSENMHVALKGTSTNPSLELGSHDAPCEKKLLQWRNTLFLCWLDCILAALVHSASLNSIVAQRRVAESSIIHLLLEKYKEANALIKSTSRRGRPKNLSQAENILNKVRMTIFDEIKPLLKCELGDKESPVFALPLLLQLVPEIESCFVHSGVWEFTCKLCGYQYQNKHQRTVSTFTKILPEWTPLNAIHKAPCNKCLGTDQIRAFRIKKIHDLFILHFVEGLPSNDLGMYSFHFEGCLYEVKTVIQYSEDHFSSWIANEDGTWLESDDLKGYFCIKQNCFEVPASEIHIVIWEKKITNSTGAHHAMEPETKNKALNSLSTSPSSLSQTLHLSPSAAPNAASSPLRDAPNASSVLSGMEGFHDDDIITLTLIEIPIDASGNVIENNSEAAQQPSLIAETHSSPVTLKAVADGQCDQNLCSGTMKESSFAGGSLPVPNISSPPAPNISSPPAPNISSPPAPHISSPPAPHISSPPAPHISSPPAPHISSPPAPHISSPPAPHISSPPAPNSASPPAPNSASTPLPNSSSSKKAFVGSWMKSLLNKNPLFLTSNVPCANKKTVAKTPIRFPLLKTTDLQASTKQAQSFDGFKAKRVGNSFSSDNCLGVGPTKDNSTAPKPAISSQTFQPLVSNRLKNGRLGLGNTKDLAKNVSLSKEDKVLRLRLKMLKKLKAKKHELAAIDMLGKSQAGSDLERSSTSRREQLRGFLQELQEQIDNADTESVCTMSSCTSICSSPGDAEFFAELFSPPPSNAPQESMDDSNFLEMYVDGYNPSCGSYGTSNPSGKEVSQDSANIGQSNLQRASDSHNNTNVGDVFHDMLSTSTMHMLNEDYFSPFDDMF; this comes from the exons ATGTCTCCGTGTTTACCTAAAGAATCTCATACAAGTGTACCTGGCCCTTCAGAGAATGGTCAGGATGAGAGAAGTCAGCAGCAATATGGAATGTGCAAAGTTTCAGCTTGCAATTCTGCAAGTCCACATGGTGACAGGGCACCTTCAGTTGAATTTGCTCTGCGGGACTCAAACCAACCTAATCACCCGCAGGAAGCCTTAAATGCATTTCACGAAGAAGCTGTGCAAAATCAAGTTATGGGAATGACCATTGCATCAATTAAtggtccttctcctttaaaatggaatGTACCTGCTACTAAAGATATGCACACATTATCACAGTCGGTGAATGCTGCTAATGACCCACCAACATGTATAAACCAAAAGACAGATGCTGGAATAGCTGAGGTTTTAAATGGATTTACAAAGGCTGAAGCCAATATGTGCCATTCAGTATCTGTCCTTAGTACTTGTGCACCTTTAGGCTCACCTCGTTTAAGGCTTAGTGCTCTAAAGGAGGGACATAAACAGAGTGATATACGGAGTGCCTCCTGCAGTAGTGCTTGTCTTGAAAAAGTAGCATCAGAAACAGCTCTTGCCGCCATGTCTGACAGCAACATGAAGAAAGAGGATAGTTTCAACATGGCATTTGAACTTTTACCGTCGTCTCCtccattgcattcattttttggGGCTTCACAAAATGTGCACACATCTGAAGAATCATCCTCTTTGCTTGGAACAGTGGgtcaaacaaaagaaaataccATAAGTGTTAAATCAATTGGATCCAGCAATGTTGTTCTTAATGAAGGAAAGGGGGAAACCTCCCAGTTTACGATATTGTCCAAATCACACAGTGAGGTAGAAGATGTTCAGAAAGTGTGTGTACGTTTGCCCTCTTCCCCACTGCTTGAAACAGCTTTACAAATGAAAGCGTATGCCCACAGTGACAAGCTCAGTGCCTTCAACAATAATCCATGTCTTGAGAAAGTATTACCAGAGGCAACCCCAGTGGTTTTATCAGAAACATATAGGGAGGTACAAGATTGTTTTGGATCTTTACCTTCATCTGATTTGCATGAAAATGAGCCTCCACTGGAAGAGAGATCCCTGGTTGATAAATCTAATAGCTCCAGAAATTATACTTGCCTTGAGAAAGTAGTACCAGAGGCAACCTTATTGTTAAAAGAGTACTTTTCAGAATCCTGTAGTAAGGTACAAGATGATGAGAAATGTTTTGGATCTTTACCTTCATCTGCTTTGCAAAGAAAAAATCCTCTAATTGAAAAAAACGGACCGAGTGACAAATCCAGTGCATCCAGCAATAATGTTTGCCTTGAGGAAGGAGAACCAGAGGCAGTCCCATTGTTGGAAGACTGTAAAAGTCAAACCCTTGTTGTACCTTCCACATGCAGTCAATTGTCCATAACAGATAAAATAGCAAACAGTCTTGGAGTACATAATTCCTCAGATTCATGTCAGCTCATCAGTGAAATTCATCATGATCATCCAAGCGATGGAAATGATCTCACTGTGTCCCATATTGCCTTCAATGTTGGTGGTGCTGACAAAATCAATAAAGTTAAAAGCCTGCAGGTAACTCCACTTCCAGAGGTTATATCTACAGAACTATGTAGGGGCAAGAGCAACAGTCAAAGCACTTGTGAACCTCCATCCGTGCCAGTTCTGTCATGTAAGCTTTCTTCTGAGCAAAAAGATGAAGGTACATTGATGGAATTGTCTAGCTCTTTACATAGTGAAACAACTGAGGAGGAAGAATGTGGAAATAAAATGGCTCTTGGAAGTTCAACATTGGATGGGGAAATATCTGACTATAAGAAACTAAACAGTCAAATTAAGCCTTTGCCACAAGCAATAGAAAGCTTGGTCATGGACACGTGTGATAGCAATCTGtgcaataatattaatttaaaagaTAGCAGCAAAATAATTTCAGAGGAAGCTACAGTACCACATTGTTTTCAGCCAGAACAGCATGTTGTATACAGCCATCCTATGTCTGACCCTGCAGTTACTTGTGTGACTCATGGCACTGGATCTGAAATGAAAGCATTGGATACACCAAGGAAGGAGTCTAATCCAGTGTGTAAGGAACTCCGTGAAAGAAATGTAAATCCAATGAAAGAATTGTATATATCTCTGAACAATGCACCAACTGATTTGTCTAACTCTTTGTGCAGTGACACTACTAATGTGGAAGAATCTAGGGATGCCACAGCAAATGCAAGTTCTTTATCCAACGGagaaatattgcatttatatcaCAAAACAAGCAGCCCAGCTCTTGTTGATCCAAAAGCAGAAGCAAATACAGTTTTAGGCTTGTGTGACAGTGTCCTCAGCAAAAACTCTACAATGGGAAGTAGTGATAGCATTAATCAGGAGAAAGCTATAGCAACAACTTTTGCACACCCAGGACAGAGTGTGTTGTTCAGCCATGGGGCATCTACAATTACAGTCTCCCCTGGTTTATTTCATAGTGCTGTACAGGCATTAGATGTTTCTGATACACCAGAGTTGGGGTGCAGTCCTGTGTGTAAGGAACCCACTGTTGTACAAGATAAAAGCGATGGATCCTTTGATACTTCTTTGGGCCATTTTGAAAGAGAAAAGCAAAATGAGAGCTTTGAAACAGACAGTTCTGTAATGCTTACTGATGATCACATAAAGGACCCAAAGGATGTAGATGTTGTATTGTCTTTGCCAGAGGGGAGCTTGGAAGATTGCTGtcccaaaaaaaaatcaaactgctCAGAGAACATGCATGTAGCCTTAAAGGGTACCTCCACAAACCCTTCCCTTGAACTCGGTTCCCACGATGCCCCGTGTGAAAAGAAGCTGCTTCAATGGAGAAACACCCTCTTCCTCTGCTGGTTGGACTGCATATTGGCAGCACTGGTGCATTCTGCTAGCCTGAATAGCATTGTGGCACAGCGAAGGGTTGCAGAAAGCTCAATCATTCACCTTCTTCTGGAGAAATACAAGGAGGCCAATGCATTAATAAAAAGCACATCCAGACGAG gaCGTCCAAAGAATTTATCTCAAGCTGAAAACATCCTGAATAAAGTGCGAATGACCATCTTTGATGAAATAAAGCCCTTGTTAAAGTGTGAATTGG GAGATAAAGAGAGCCCTGTGTTTGCTTTGCCGTTACTGCTGCAGCTGGTTCCAGAGATAGAATCCTGTTTTGTGCACTCAGGTGTATGGGAGTTTACATGCAAGCTATGTGGCTACCAATACCAAAATAA GCACCAACGGACTGTGTCCACATTCACTAAGATCTTACCTGAATGGACACCCCTAAATGCTATCCATAAAGCTCCTTGCAACAAATGCCTGGGTACAGATCAGATACGTGCTTTTCGTATTAAAAA GATCCATGACCTATTCATACTTCACTTTGTGGAAGGCCTGCCAAGCAATGATTTAGGCATGTACTCGTTTCACTTTGAAGGCTGCCTGTATGAAGTAAAGACTGTCATCCAGTATAGTGAAGACCATTTCTCATCTTGGATTGCTAATGAGGATG GCACATGGCTGGAATCTGATGACCTGAAAGGGTATTTCTGCATAAAACAGAACTGTTTTGAGGTTCCTGCTTCAGAAATTCATATTGTAATATGGGAAAAGAAGATTACCAACAGCACTGGAGCACACCATGCAATGGAAcctgaaacaaaaaacaaagcacTTAATTCTTTATCTACTTCACCTTCATCTTTATCTCAGACCCTGCACCTGTCTCCTTCAGCTGCTCCGAATGCTGCATCTTCACCTCTAAGAGATGCTCCAAATGCTTCCAGCGTACTCTCTGGAATGGAGGGTTTTCATGATGACGACATCATAACGCTCACTCTCATTGAAATTCCAATTGATGCATCGGGTAATGTGATTGAGAACAACTCTGAGGCAGCCCAGCAGCCAAGTCTCATTGCTGAAACACATTCATCCCCTGTAACCCTCAAAGCAGTTGCTGATGGGCAATGTGATCAAAATCTATGTTCTGGTACAATGAAGGAAAGCTCTTTCGCTGGTGGTTCTCTTCCAGTTCCTAACATTTCCAGCCCTCCTGCCCCTAACATTTCCAGCCCTCCTGCCCCTAACATTtccagccctcctgcccctcacatttccagccctcctgcccctcacatttccagccctcctgcccctcacatttccagccctcctgcccctcacatttccagccctcctgcccctcacatttccagccctcctgcccctcacattTCCAGCCCTCCTGCCCCTAACAGcgccagtccccctgcccctaacaGCGCCAGTACTCCCCTCCCTAACAGTTCCAGTTCAAAAAAAGCCTTTGTTGGAAGTTGGATGAAGAGTCTACTAAATAAAAACCCTTTGTTCCTGACATCTAATGTGCCCTGTGCAAATAAGAAAACTGTGGCAAAAACTCCAATCCGATTTCCCCTGCTGAAGACAACAGATTTGCAGGCATCTACTAAACAGGCCCAGAGCTTTGATGGTTTTAAAGCTAAACGTGTCGGTAATTCATTCAGCTCGGACAATTGCCTTGGTGTAGGTCCCACGAAGGATAATTCCACTGCACCCAAACCTGCCATCTCTAGCCAAACGTTCCAGCCACTGGTTTCAAATCGACTTAAAAATGGGCGGTTAGGACTCGGTAATACCAAAGACTTGGCAAAAAATGTTTCTCTGTCTAAGGAGGATAAGGTGCTTAGGCTTAGACTGAAAATGCTGAAAAAGTTGAAGGCTAAGAAACATGAATTGGCCGCCATAGATATGCTTGGAAAGTCACAGGCTGGTAGTGATCTGGAGCGTAGCAGCACCAGCAGGCGTGAACAATTACGCGGGTTCTTGCAGGAACTCCAAGAGCAAATCGATAATGCCGACACTGAATCAGTGTGCACTATGAGCTCTTGCACGTCGATATGCAGCAGCCCAGGAGATGCGGAATTCTTTGCGGAATTGTTCTCCCCACCCCCTAGCAACGCCCCGCAGGAGAGCATGGATGACAGTAATTTTTTAGAGATGTATGTAGATGGTTACAACCCCTCCTGTGGCAGTTATGGAACCAGTAACCCAAGTGGCAAAGAGGTCTCACAGGACAGTGCTAATATCGGCCAGTCCAATTTACAGCGTGCTTCCGACAGCCACAATAACACTAACGTGGGGGACGTCTTCCATGATATGCTGTCAACCTCCACAATGCACATGCTGAACGAGGATTATTTCTCACCTTTTGATGATATGTTTTAA
- the uspl1 gene encoding SUMO-specific isopeptidase USPL1 isoform X1, which translates to MTKVSQWFTTMASETPGSTVSLVGQGSILDKSSLHTVGCLGKNVDPCAAPADGFCPVCKAKGQLQALRTYRFNFTQSIYLCANPQCIYPLGYTPLDNIIANTADLQKHHSPGKQKKRCLLDTSVTTNCVKKHKTDSFVSGEYISENLFLSAQNKGYKSMSPCLPKESHTSVPGPSENGQDERSQQQYGMCKVSACNSASPHGDRAPSVEFALRDSNQPNHPQEALNAFHEEAVQNQVMGMTIASINGPSPLKWNVPATKDMHTLSQSVNAANDPPTCINQKTDAGIAEVLNGFTKAEANMCHSVSVLSTCAPLGSPRLRLSALKEGHKQSDIRSASCSSACLEKVASETALAAMSDSNMKKEDSFNMAFELLPSSPPLHSFFGASQNVHTSEESSSLLGTVGQTKENTISVKSIGSSNVVLNEGKGETSQFTILSKSHSEVEDVQKVCVRLPSSPLLETALQMKAYAHSDKLSAFNNNPCLEKVLPEATPVVLSETYREVQDCFGSLPSSDLHENEPPLEERSLVDKSNSSRNYTCLEKVVPEATLLLKEYFSESCSKVQDDEKCFGSLPSSALQRKNPLIEKNGPSDKSSASSNNVCLEEGEPEAVPLLEDCKSQTLVVPSTCSQLSITDKIANSLGVHNSSDSCQLISEIHHDHPSDGNDLTVSHIAFNVGGADKINKVKSLQVTPLPEVISTELCRGKSNSQSTCEPPSVPVLSCKLSSEQKDEGTLMELSSSLHSETTEEEECGNKMALGSSTLDGEISDYKKLNSQIKPLPQAIESLVMDTCDSNLCNNINLKDSSKIISEEATVPHCFQPEQHVVYSHPMSDPAVTCVTHGTGSEMKALDTPRKESNPVCKELRERNVNPMKELYISLNNAPTDLSNSLCSDTTNVEESRDATANASSLSNGEILHLYHKTSSPALVDPKAEANTVLGLCDSVLSKNSTMGSSDSINQEKAIATTFAHPGQSVLFSHGASTITVSPGLFHSAVQALDVSDTPELGCSPVCKEPTVVQDKSDGSFDTSLGHFEREKQNESFETDSSVMLTDDHIKDPKDVDVVLSLPEGSLEDCCPKKKSNCSENMHVALKGTSTNPSLELGSHDAPCEKKLLQWRNTLFLCWLDCILAALVHSASLNSIVAQRRVAESSIIHLLLEKYKEANALIKSTSRRGRPKNLSQAENILNKVRMTIFDEIKPLLKCELGDKESPVFALPLLLQLVPEIESCFVHSGVWEFTCKLCGYQYQNKHQRTVSTFTKILPEWTPLNAIHKAPCNKCLGTDQIRAFRIKKIHDLFILHFVEGLPSNDLGMYSFHFEGCLYEVKTVIQYSEDHFSSWIANEDGTWLESDDLKGYFCIKQNCFEVPASEIHIVIWEKKITNSTGAHHAMEPETKNKALNSLSTSPSSLSQTLHLSPSAAPNAASSPLRDAPNASSVLSGMEGFHDDDIITLTLIEIPIDASGNVIENNSEAAQQPSLIAETHSSPVTLKAVADGQCDQNLCSGTMKESSFAGGSLPVPNISSPPAPNISSPPAPNISSPPAPHISSPPAPHISSPPAPHISSPPAPHISSPPAPHISSPPAPHISSPPAPNSASPPAPNSASTPLPNSSSSKKAFVGSWMKSLLNKNPLFLTSNVPCANKKTVAKTPIRFPLLKTTDLQASTKQAQSFDGFKAKRVGNSFSSDNCLGVGPTKDNSTAPKPAISSQTFQPLVSNRLKNGRLGLGNTKDLAKNVSLSKEDKVLRLRLKMLKKLKAKKHELAAIDMLGKSQAGSDLERSSTSRREQLRGFLQELQEQIDNADTESVCTMSSCTSICSSPGDAEFFAELFSPPPSNAPQESMDDSNFLEMYVDGYNPSCGSYGTSNPSGKEVSQDSANIGQSNLQRASDSHNNTNVGDVFHDMLSTSTMHMLNEDYFSPFDDMF; encoded by the exons ATGACTAAAGTAAGCCAATGGTTCACAACGATGGCTTCAGAGACTCCTGGATCTACAGTGTCACTGGTTGGACAAGGGTCTATTTTAGATAAATCTTCACTCCACACGGTGGGGTGCTTGGGAAAA AATGTTGACCCCTGTGCAGCTCCTGCTGATGGATTTTGCCCAGTATGCAAGGCCAAAGGCCAGCTGCAAGCTCTCCGGACATATCGCTTTAATTTCACTCAGTCTATATATCTCTGTGCCAATCCACAG tGCATATATCCCTTGGGATATACACCTCTGGATAACATAATTGCAAACACAGCAGATCTACAGAAACACCATAGCCCAGGAAAGCAGAAGAAGCGGTGTCTTTTAGACACCTCTGTAACAACTAACTGTGTGAAGAAGCATAAGACTGATTCTTTTGTCTCTGGAGAGTACATTTCAGAAAACCTATTTTTATCTGCACAAAATAAAGGCTACAAATCAATGTCTCCGTGTTTACCTAAAGAATCTCATACAAGTGTACCTGGCCCTTCAGAGAATGGTCAGGATGAGAGAAGTCAGCAGCAATATGGAATGTGCAAAGTTTCAGCTTGCAATTCTGCAAGTCCACATGGTGACAGGGCACCTTCAGTTGAATTTGCTCTGCGGGACTCAAACCAACCTAATCACCCGCAGGAAGCCTTAAATGCATTTCACGAAGAAGCTGTGCAAAATCAAGTTATGGGAATGACCATTGCATCAATTAAtggtccttctcctttaaaatggaatGTACCTGCTACTAAAGATATGCACACATTATCACAGTCGGTGAATGCTGCTAATGACCCACCAACATGTATAAACCAAAAGACAGATGCTGGAATAGCTGAGGTTTTAAATGGATTTACAAAGGCTGAAGCCAATATGTGCCATTCAGTATCTGTCCTTAGTACTTGTGCACCTTTAGGCTCACCTCGTTTAAGGCTTAGTGCTCTAAAGGAGGGACATAAACAGAGTGATATACGGAGTGCCTCCTGCAGTAGTGCTTGTCTTGAAAAAGTAGCATCAGAAACAGCTCTTGCCGCCATGTCTGACAGCAACATGAAGAAAGAGGATAGTTTCAACATGGCATTTGAACTTTTACCGTCGTCTCCtccattgcattcattttttggGGCTTCACAAAATGTGCACACATCTGAAGAATCATCCTCTTTGCTTGGAACAGTGGgtcaaacaaaagaaaataccATAAGTGTTAAATCAATTGGATCCAGCAATGTTGTTCTTAATGAAGGAAAGGGGGAAACCTCCCAGTTTACGATATTGTCCAAATCACACAGTGAGGTAGAAGATGTTCAGAAAGTGTGTGTACGTTTGCCCTCTTCCCCACTGCTTGAAACAGCTTTACAAATGAAAGCGTATGCCCACAGTGACAAGCTCAGTGCCTTCAACAATAATCCATGTCTTGAGAAAGTATTACCAGAGGCAACCCCAGTGGTTTTATCAGAAACATATAGGGAGGTACAAGATTGTTTTGGATCTTTACCTTCATCTGATTTGCATGAAAATGAGCCTCCACTGGAAGAGAGATCCCTGGTTGATAAATCTAATAGCTCCAGAAATTATACTTGCCTTGAGAAAGTAGTACCAGAGGCAACCTTATTGTTAAAAGAGTACTTTTCAGAATCCTGTAGTAAGGTACAAGATGATGAGAAATGTTTTGGATCTTTACCTTCATCTGCTTTGCAAAGAAAAAATCCTCTAATTGAAAAAAACGGACCGAGTGACAAATCCAGTGCATCCAGCAATAATGTTTGCCTTGAGGAAGGAGAACCAGAGGCAGTCCCATTGTTGGAAGACTGTAAAAGTCAAACCCTTGTTGTACCTTCCACATGCAGTCAATTGTCCATAACAGATAAAATAGCAAACAGTCTTGGAGTACATAATTCCTCAGATTCATGTCAGCTCATCAGTGAAATTCATCATGATCATCCAAGCGATGGAAATGATCTCACTGTGTCCCATATTGCCTTCAATGTTGGTGGTGCTGACAAAATCAATAAAGTTAAAAGCCTGCAGGTAACTCCACTTCCAGAGGTTATATCTACAGAACTATGTAGGGGCAAGAGCAACAGTCAAAGCACTTGTGAACCTCCATCCGTGCCAGTTCTGTCATGTAAGCTTTCTTCTGAGCAAAAAGATGAAGGTACATTGATGGAATTGTCTAGCTCTTTACATAGTGAAACAACTGAGGAGGAAGAATGTGGAAATAAAATGGCTCTTGGAAGTTCAACATTGGATGGGGAAATATCTGACTATAAGAAACTAAACAGTCAAATTAAGCCTTTGCCACAAGCAATAGAAAGCTTGGTCATGGACACGTGTGATAGCAATCTGtgcaataatattaatttaaaagaTAGCAGCAAAATAATTTCAGAGGAAGCTACAGTACCACATTGTTTTCAGCCAGAACAGCATGTTGTATACAGCCATCCTATGTCTGACCCTGCAGTTACTTGTGTGACTCATGGCACTGGATCTGAAATGAAAGCATTGGATACACCAAGGAAGGAGTCTAATCCAGTGTGTAAGGAACTCCGTGAAAGAAATGTAAATCCAATGAAAGAATTGTATATATCTCTGAACAATGCACCAACTGATTTGTCTAACTCTTTGTGCAGTGACACTACTAATGTGGAAGAATCTAGGGATGCCACAGCAAATGCAAGTTCTTTATCCAACGGagaaatattgcatttatatcaCAAAACAAGCAGCCCAGCTCTTGTTGATCCAAAAGCAGAAGCAAATACAGTTTTAGGCTTGTGTGACAGTGTCCTCAGCAAAAACTCTACAATGGGAAGTAGTGATAGCATTAATCAGGAGAAAGCTATAGCAACAACTTTTGCACACCCAGGACAGAGTGTGTTGTTCAGCCATGGGGCATCTACAATTACAGTCTCCCCTGGTTTATTTCATAGTGCTGTACAGGCATTAGATGTTTCTGATACACCAGAGTTGGGGTGCAGTCCTGTGTGTAAGGAACCCACTGTTGTACAAGATAAAAGCGATGGATCCTTTGATACTTCTTTGGGCCATTTTGAAAGAGAAAAGCAAAATGAGAGCTTTGAAACAGACAGTTCTGTAATGCTTACTGATGATCACATAAAGGACCCAAAGGATGTAGATGTTGTATTGTCTTTGCCAGAGGGGAGCTTGGAAGATTGCTGtcccaaaaaaaaatcaaactgctCAGAGAACATGCATGTAGCCTTAAAGGGTACCTCCACAAACCCTTCCCTTGAACTCGGTTCCCACGATGCCCCGTGTGAAAAGAAGCTGCTTCAATGGAGAAACACCCTCTTCCTCTGCTGGTTGGACTGCATATTGGCAGCACTGGTGCATTCTGCTAGCCTGAATAGCATTGTGGCACAGCGAAGGGTTGCAGAAAGCTCAATCATTCACCTTCTTCTGGAGAAATACAAGGAGGCCAATGCATTAATAAAAAGCACATCCAGACGAG gaCGTCCAAAGAATTTATCTCAAGCTGAAAACATCCTGAATAAAGTGCGAATGACCATCTTTGATGAAATAAAGCCCTTGTTAAAGTGTGAATTGG GAGATAAAGAGAGCCCTGTGTTTGCTTTGCCGTTACTGCTGCAGCTGGTTCCAGAGATAGAATCCTGTTTTGTGCACTCAGGTGTATGGGAGTTTACATGCAAGCTATGTGGCTACCAATACCAAAATAA GCACCAACGGACTGTGTCCACATTCACTAAGATCTTACCTGAATGGACACCCCTAAATGCTATCCATAAAGCTCCTTGCAACAAATGCCTGGGTACAGATCAGATACGTGCTTTTCGTATTAAAAA GATCCATGACCTATTCATACTTCACTTTGTGGAAGGCCTGCCAAGCAATGATTTAGGCATGTACTCGTTTCACTTTGAAGGCTGCCTGTATGAAGTAAAGACTGTCATCCAGTATAGTGAAGACCATTTCTCATCTTGGATTGCTAATGAGGATG GCACATGGCTGGAATCTGATGACCTGAAAGGGTATTTCTGCATAAAACAGAACTGTTTTGAGGTTCCTGCTTCAGAAATTCATATTGTAATATGGGAAAAGAAGATTACCAACAGCACTGGAGCACACCATGCAATGGAAcctgaaacaaaaaacaaagcacTTAATTCTTTATCTACTTCACCTTCATCTTTATCTCAGACCCTGCACCTGTCTCCTTCAGCTGCTCCGAATGCTGCATCTTCACCTCTAAGAGATGCTCCAAATGCTTCCAGCGTACTCTCTGGAATGGAGGGTTTTCATGATGACGACATCATAACGCTCACTCTCATTGAAATTCCAATTGATGCATCGGGTAATGTGATTGAGAACAACTCTGAGGCAGCCCAGCAGCCAAGTCTCATTGCTGAAACACATTCATCCCCTGTAACCCTCAAAGCAGTTGCTGATGGGCAATGTGATCAAAATCTATGTTCTGGTACAATGAAGGAAAGCTCTTTCGCTGGTGGTTCTCTTCCAGTTCCTAACATTTCCAGCCCTCCTGCCCCTAACATTTCCAGCCCTCCTGCCCCTAACATTtccagccctcctgcccctcacatttccagccctcctgcccctcacatttccagccctcctgcccctcacatttccagccctcctgcccctcacatttccagccctcctgcccctcacatttccagccctcctgcccctcacattTCCAGCCCTCCTGCCCCTAACAGcgccagtccccctgcccctaacaGCGCCAGTACTCCCCTCCCTAACAGTTCCAGTTCAAAAAAAGCCTTTGTTGGAAGTTGGATGAAGAGTCTACTAAATAAAAACCCTTTGTTCCTGACATCTAATGTGCCCTGTGCAAATAAGAAAACTGTGGCAAAAACTCCAATCCGATTTCCCCTGCTGAAGACAACAGATTTGCAGGCATCTACTAAACAGGCCCAGAGCTTTGATGGTTTTAAAGCTAAACGTGTCGGTAATTCATTCAGCTCGGACAATTGCCTTGGTGTAGGTCCCACGAAGGATAATTCCACTGCACCCAAACCTGCCATCTCTAGCCAAACGTTCCAGCCACTGGTTTCAAATCGACTTAAAAATGGGCGGTTAGGACTCGGTAATACCAAAGACTTGGCAAAAAATGTTTCTCTGTCTAAGGAGGATAAGGTGCTTAGGCTTAGACTGAAAATGCTGAAAAAGTTGAAGGCTAAGAAACATGAATTGGCCGCCATAGATATGCTTGGAAAGTCACAGGCTGGTAGTGATCTGGAGCGTAGCAGCACCAGCAGGCGTGAACAATTACGCGGGTTCTTGCAGGAACTCCAAGAGCAAATCGATAATGCCGACACTGAATCAGTGTGCACTATGAGCTCTTGCACGTCGATATGCAGCAGCCCAGGAGATGCGGAATTCTTTGCGGAATTGTTCTCCCCACCCCCTAGCAACGCCCCGCAGGAGAGCATGGATGACAGTAATTTTTTAGAGATGTATGTAGATGGTTACAACCCCTCCTGTGGCAGTTATGGAACCAGTAACCCAAGTGGCAAAGAGGTCTCACAGGACAGTGCTAATATCGGCCAGTCCAATTTACAGCGTGCTTCCGACAGCCACAATAACACTAACGTGGGGGACGTCTTCCATGATATGCTGTCAACCTCCACAATGCACATGCTGAACGAGGATTATTTCTCACCTTTTGATGATATGTTTTAA